A single region of the Streptomyces sp. AM 4-1-1 genome encodes:
- a CDS encoding XRE family transcriptional regulator — protein sequence MAEALDVDLGTLQGWESGRRPLANMKAGALLRLRRRLGLLGADPQVVGLLDPAMDADQIIGAALAAPEELDLHPLASWVHTRDTAHMLAWALTGLAPPALAGRVPAPRRGPSALAPQLGMGERAQFFAHLRETAEAARRPAGGALLHRQALYLASYDRGPAAASWTAQALHARRGVLARRGWSEHWAEARSTATALARLGDPQPLLDFIERSLADDDTAEAANLNYWAYWLGGVRLPQSDDRFMRDRELTAWDPVTLLRGLVRGFHYAPGYVDLYAHTLWALLIAHPWLPEAAKGLAADLEERTERVLDGGGISERTRRELNFVHYVLRDRT from the coding sequence ATGGCGGAGGCCCTGGATGTGGACCTGGGCACCTTGCAGGGCTGGGAGTCGGGGCGCCGCCCATTGGCGAACATGAAGGCGGGCGCGCTGCTCAGGCTGCGGCGCCGGCTCGGGCTGCTCGGCGCGGATCCGCAGGTGGTGGGCTTACTCGATCCGGCGATGGACGCGGACCAAATCATCGGGGCAGCGCTCGCCGCACCGGAGGAGCTGGACCTGCACCCGCTGGCGTCGTGGGTGCACACGAGGGACACCGCGCACATGCTGGCGTGGGCCTTGACGGGGCTGGCGCCCCCAGCCCTCGCCGGCCGGGTTCCGGCACCCAGGCGGGGGCCTTCGGCTCTTGCCCCGCAGCTCGGCATGGGAGAGCGGGCGCAGTTCTTCGCGCACCTGCGGGAGACCGCCGAAGCGGCGCGACGCCCGGCAGGCGGGGCTCTGCTACACCGCCAGGCACTCTATCTCGCCTCATACGACCGGGGACCCGCGGCGGCGTCCTGGACGGCGCAAGCCCTGCACGCACGGCGCGGGGTGCTGGCCCGACGGGGGTGGTCGGAGCACTGGGCGGAGGCGCGTTCGACGGCGACCGCGTTGGCCCGGCTGGGTGATCCCCAACCGCTTCTGGACTTCATCGAGCGTTCCCTGGCCGACGACGACACTGCCGAGGCCGCGAACTTGAACTACTGGGCCTACTGGCTCGGCGGCGTACGACTGCCACAGTCCGACGACCGGTTCATGAGGGATCGGGAGCTGACCGCCTGGGACCCGGTCACGCTACTGCGGGGCCTGGTGCGAGGGTTCCACTACGCCCCTGGGTATGTCGACCTGTACGCCCACACCCTCTGGGCTCTGCTGATCGCGCACCCATGGCTCCCAGAGGCGGCGAAGGGGCTGGCGGCGGACCTTGAGGAACGCACCGAACGGGTGCTGGACGGGGGTGGGATCTCGGAAAGGACCCGCCGCGAACTCAACTTCGTGCACTACGTTTTGCGTGATCGCACCTGA
- a CDS encoding CoA ester lyase gives MTAPAGVWFITPGHASERFPTAYECGADVALVDLEDAVPSVAKPSARAAARGFFAAPAATECTLGVRISSPATLDGVRDLAAIAVFPVKPQIVLIPKVESPRDFEIVAGVLDTPDYTPLLYALIETPRAVEALPSIVRADRIAGVLFGTADYATSTGSAMGWEAMLHARSALVTSAAAAGIPAIDSPFFDLDDLDGLRREAEQVKALGFAGKSCVHPRQLFAVTEVFRPADEEIAAARAIVEAAETAGGRIVRVGHQMIGPPMVAAARSLLTRADTPHEVRA, from the coding sequence ATGACGGCCCCGGCCGGGGTCTGGTTCATCACGCCGGGCCACGCGTCCGAGCGCTTCCCGACCGCGTACGAGTGCGGCGCGGACGTCGCGCTCGTGGATCTGGAGGACGCCGTGCCCTCCGTGGCCAAGCCGTCCGCCCGTGCCGCCGCCCGCGGCTTCTTCGCCGCCCCCGCCGCGACCGAGTGCACGCTCGGTGTCAGGATCAGCTCGCCCGCCACCCTCGACGGCGTTCGCGACCTCGCCGCCATCGCGGTCTTCCCTGTGAAGCCGCAGATCGTCTTGATCCCCAAGGTGGAATCGCCGCGCGACTTCGAGATCGTCGCCGGTGTCCTGGACACCCCCGACTACACGCCCCTGCTGTACGCGCTGATCGAGACTCCGCGCGCTGTGGAGGCGCTGCCGTCGATTGTGCGGGCCGATCGGATCGCCGGGGTCCTGTTCGGTACGGCCGACTACGCGACGTCTACTGGCAGCGCCATGGGGTGGGAGGCGATGCTGCACGCCCGGTCCGCGCTCGTCACCAGCGCCGCCGCTGCGGGCATCCCGGCCATTGACTCCCCGTTCTTCGACCTGGACGACCTTGATGGGCTGCGTCGTGAAGCCGAGCAGGTCAAGGCGCTCGGCTTCGCCGGGAAGAGCTGCGTGCACCCTCGGCAGCTCTTCGCGGTGACGGAGGTGTTCCGTCCGGCGGACGAGGAGATCGCCGCCGCCCGCGCCATCGTCGAGGCCGCCGAAACTGCCGGCGGACGTATCGTCCGTGTGGGCCACCAGATGATCGGACCCCCTATGGTCGCCGCCGCCCGCTCCCTCCTCACCCGTGCCGACACACCGCACGAAGTGCGCGCATGA
- a CDS encoding MaoC family dehydratase, with the protein MSTVGPQGYRRIAEGRYREVVGLGFDELTVGLVIEHRPGRTLTEVDNVLMTTLGGNDAPLHTDAHYSSLTEWGRPLVCSSITLHIVGGMTVRSTSGLTLANLGFEEICFTHPVFVGDTLYAETEVTGRRVSGSRPGTGIVTCRTTGRNQNDEVVMTFSRSFLVPLDSATVRDRTNY; encoded by the coding sequence ATGAGCACCGTCGGCCCGCAGGGGTACCGGCGGATCGCCGAAGGCCGCTACCGAGAGGTCGTCGGTCTCGGGTTCGACGAGCTGACCGTGGGCCTGGTCATCGAGCACCGGCCCGGACGCACCCTCACCGAGGTCGACAACGTCCTGATGACGACGCTCGGCGGGAACGACGCTCCCCTCCACACGGACGCCCACTACAGCAGTCTCACCGAGTGGGGCCGCCCCCTGGTGTGCAGCAGCATCACCCTCCACATCGTCGGCGGAATGACCGTGCGCAGCACCAGCGGCCTCACCCTGGCGAACCTCGGCTTCGAGGAGATCTGCTTCACCCACCCGGTCTTCGTCGGCGACACCCTCTACGCGGAGACCGAAGTCACCGGCCGTCGGGTATCCGGGAGCCGGCCCGGGACGGGGATCGTCACCTGCCGCACGACCGGCCGCAACCAGAACGACGAAGTCGTCATGACGTTCAGCAGGAGCTTCCTCGTCCCCCTCGACAGCGCCACGGTCAGAGACCGCACGAACTACTAG
- a CDS encoding amino acid adenylation domain-containing protein, whose product MPSTASTPNKRAPEHVRACGATSTGYPRDALLSALFSEQALRSPDSDALVWSDGRWTFRDLHGRVRRAAAQLRARGVGDGDIVAVLLGRSPQSVMTALAILEAGAVYLPLDPRTPEKRLVAVAQDAKIKYLVATPDTAVPQALRLLVVTTHDLEEEPRAQAPRRTAGRMATDAAYLIYTSGSTGAPKGVLCSHRGLVRFVTADHPAVPGPGDRLLATTNPTFDVSCYEIFCTLLNGGCLVLPAPDDLLDTEALAQRLRRDRITTLWLSAGLFHLHAQTAPHMFSGLRCLMVGGDTISPGAVRAVLAQGAPTTLVNAYGPTENSVISTSHTIRALSRHAELVPIGTPVSATTAYVVRRDGSPAEAGEEGELWLGGDGVAMGYLNDPRRTAERFVPDRYGNDPQGRLYRTGDMVRRRADGVLEFLGRRDRQVKLRGFRVELDEVEAVLSTHPDVRQAAVDVLGEGPGEHLGAAVVCSPHADAAALVPHLYEHVRDRLPAHMVPSRLVCVSDLPLTTSGKADRDRLLAQLSRPEAGPRGGTAPEGADETAVERIWCEALGKDAAVRGDDFFALGGTSLMATQVATATRRGFGIDPKHGRELIRVLLSNPTLGAFARQARELADQGATQVPRETTDFHAEARLERAPSFAGPLPDVGRPGTVFITGGTGFLGVHLIDRLLRAGAERVHCLTRTRDASRGAARIAARTRRHGLDPRRVNDRVTAVPGELSAERFGLDRTAWERLARESDLIVHCGAQVNFAYPYEALAPTNVGGTRTVIELAAAHRLKPVHHISTVGVIAGFGLAGVRHVTEETPLAHPDRLSLGYIETKWVAEKMMTEAAHQGLPLSIHRPYEITGTRDRGVWNTDTMMCALFRTIAESGVAPDVPLPLNFVPVDYTADVITRVITHEKPDGRVYHLTNPQEAQLPLLVDRLRAASYRVRAVGYEEWVDGIVQATSEDPQHPMAPYVQMFAEPMTGTDIAIEQMYLSGTFPDLSRDNADRVTAEAGLVCPPVDDRLIDLYLGHLLESGYLPPPEVTRGSSS is encoded by the coding sequence ATGCCGTCGACGGCGAGCACGCCGAACAAACGCGCCCCCGAGCACGTCCGCGCGTGCGGCGCCACCAGCACCGGTTATCCGCGCGACGCCCTCCTTTCGGCCCTGTTCTCCGAACAGGCGCTACGATCCCCGGACAGCGATGCCCTGGTGTGGAGCGACGGCCGCTGGACGTTTCGGGACCTGCACGGCCGAGTGCGCCGGGCCGCCGCGCAGCTGCGCGCCCGTGGCGTCGGTGACGGCGACATCGTCGCCGTGCTGCTGGGACGCTCCCCCCAGTCGGTGATGACCGCGCTCGCCATCCTGGAAGCAGGCGCCGTCTACCTGCCCCTCGATCCCCGTACACCCGAGAAGCGGCTTGTCGCGGTGGCTCAGGACGCGAAGATCAAGTACCTCGTGGCCACGCCGGACACCGCTGTTCCCCAGGCTCTTCGACTCTTGGTTGTCACCACCCATGACTTGGAGGAGGAACCACGGGCGCAGGCCCCGCGACGGACAGCCGGACGCATGGCGACGGACGCCGCGTATCTCATATACACCTCCGGCTCGACCGGTGCGCCCAAGGGCGTGCTGTGCTCCCACCGAGGGCTGGTGCGCTTCGTGACCGCCGATCACCCGGCGGTTCCGGGGCCCGGTGACCGCCTCCTCGCCACGACGAACCCGACGTTCGACGTCTCGTGCTACGAGATCTTCTGCACCTTGCTCAACGGGGGATGTCTGGTTCTGCCGGCCCCTGACGACCTGCTCGACACCGAGGCACTGGCGCAGCGCCTCCGGCGCGATCGCATCACGACCCTGTGGCTGAGCGCCGGTCTGTTCCACCTTCACGCGCAGACGGCACCACACATGTTCTCCGGCCTGCGATGTCTGATGGTGGGGGGTGACACGATCAGCCCCGGAGCCGTCCGCGCCGTGCTGGCCCAGGGCGCGCCGACCACTCTGGTCAACGCCTACGGGCCGACGGAGAACAGCGTCATCAGCACCTCCCACACGATCCGCGCACTGTCACGGCACGCGGAACTCGTGCCCATCGGCACGCCGGTGTCCGCCACCACGGCCTACGTGGTCCGCCGGGACGGCAGCCCGGCCGAGGCAGGAGAGGAGGGGGAACTCTGGCTCGGCGGAGACGGCGTGGCGATGGGGTATCTCAACGACCCGAGGCGGACCGCGGAGCGCTTCGTCCCCGACCGCTACGGAAACGATCCACAGGGCCGCCTCTACCGGACGGGCGACATGGTGCGCCGGCGTGCGGACGGAGTGCTGGAGTTTCTTGGGCGCAGGGACAGGCAGGTGAAACTGCGGGGCTTCCGGGTGGAGTTGGACGAGGTCGAGGCCGTGCTGTCCACCCACCCCGACGTCCGGCAGGCCGCCGTCGACGTACTGGGTGAAGGGCCGGGAGAACACCTCGGCGCAGCTGTGGTCTGCTCTCCCCACGCGGATGCCGCCGCACTCGTCCCACACCTGTACGAGCATGTCCGGGACCGTCTGCCGGCACACATGGTGCCCAGCAGGCTCGTCTGCGTCTCCGATCTGCCTCTGACGACCAGTGGCAAGGCGGACCGTGACCGTCTCCTGGCCCAGCTCTCCCGGCCGGAAGCAGGCCCCCGTGGTGGCACGGCGCCGGAAGGCGCGGACGAGACCGCCGTCGAGCGGATCTGGTGCGAAGCCCTGGGTAAGGACGCCGCGGTGCGAGGCGACGACTTCTTCGCGCTGGGCGGTACCTCGCTCATGGCGACGCAGGTCGCCACGGCCACTCGCCGCGGCTTCGGCATCGATCCGAAGCACGGCAGGGAACTCATCCGTGTTCTGTTGAGCAATCCGACACTCGGCGCGTTCGCCCGGCAGGCACGGGAACTCGCCGATCAAGGCGCGACCCAGGTGCCACGCGAGACCACGGACTTCCATGCCGAGGCGCGACTGGAACGGGCGCCCTCTTTCGCCGGCCCGCTGCCCGACGTAGGACGCCCGGGCACGGTGTTCATCACCGGCGGCACAGGCTTCCTCGGCGTCCACCTCATCGACCGGCTCCTCCGGGCCGGTGCGGAACGCGTCCACTGCCTCACCCGCACGCGAGACGCGTCACGCGGCGCCGCGCGCATCGCGGCCAGGACCCGACGCCACGGATTGGACCCGCGACGCGTGAACGACCGGGTCACGGCGGTCCCGGGCGAGTTGTCCGCCGAACGGTTCGGCCTGGACAGGACCGCCTGGGAACGGCTGGCACGGGAAAGCGACCTCATCGTGCACTGCGGCGCACAGGTCAACTTCGCCTACCCCTACGAAGCACTGGCTCCGACCAACGTCGGCGGCACCCGCACGGTCATCGAACTGGCCGCCGCGCACCGGCTCAAGCCCGTACACCACATCTCCACCGTCGGTGTCATCGCCGGATTCGGCCTCGCCGGCGTCCGGCACGTGACGGAGGAGACGCCACTCGCCCACCCCGACCGGCTGTCGCTCGGCTACATCGAGACCAAATGGGTCGCCGAGAAGATGATGACGGAGGCCGCACACCAGGGGCTCCCTCTGTCGATCCACCGCCCCTACGAGATCACGGGCACACGTGACCGGGGCGTATGGAACACCGACACCATGATGTGCGCGCTGTTCCGCACGATCGCGGAGTCCGGTGTGGCCCCCGACGTGCCGCTGCCGCTCAACTTCGTCCCGGTGGACTACACAGCCGACGTCATCACCCGGGTGATCACCCACGAGAAGCCCGACGGCCGCGTCTACCACCTCACCAATCCCCAGGAGGCACAGCTCCCCCTCCTGGTCGACCGTCTGCGCGCCGCTTCCTACCGTGTGCGGGCGGTCGGATACGAGGAATGGGTGGACGGGATCGTCCAGGCGACCAGCGAGGACCCCCAGCACCCGATGGCGCCGTACGTCCAGATGTTCGCCGAACCCATGACCGGCACGGACATCGCCATCGAGCAGATGTACCTCTCCGGCACGTTCCCCGACCTCAGCCGTGACAACGCTGACCGGGTGACGGCCGAGGCCGGCCTGGTGTGCCCGCCGGTAGACGACCGGCTGATCGACCTCTACCTCGGCCACCTGCTGGAAAGCGGGTACCTACCGCCGCCGGAGGTGACCCGCGGTTCCTCCTCCTGA
- the dmpG gene encoding 4-hydroxy-2-oxovalerate aldolase, whose amino-acid sequence MTSSNQGRLIVHDPTLRDGQHAVRHQLDRHQISAYATAANAARVPVVEVGHGNGLGASSFQVGHSKISDDEMLSTAREALTHSKMAVLMAPAWGTSADLRNAVVRHGADVARIAVHCTEATAAERHLGVIRELGAEAQAVLMMSHMADPGQLAEQCALLVGYGAQAVGIMDSAGFYLPEDVTARIGSIASAVEVPVIFHGHNNLGMAVANSVAAAEAGARVIDACARGFGAGAGNTQLEALVPVLERYGHATGIDVRRLADAADLAGQTLMPAPPSIDSTSLASGLAGVFSGFKKPVMEAASREGVHPWDLFQELGRRQVIAGQEDVIPEAARSLATRGTGR is encoded by the coding sequence ATGACCTCCAGCAACCAGGGTCGCCTGATCGTCCACGACCCGACCCTGCGCGACGGCCAGCACGCCGTACGCCACCAGCTCGACCGCCACCAGATCAGCGCCTACGCCACCGCCGCCAACGCGGCCCGCGTCCCCGTCGTCGAGGTCGGTCACGGCAACGGTCTGGGCGCGTCCTCGTTCCAGGTCGGGCACAGCAAGATCAGCGACGACGAGATGCTGTCCACCGCCCGCGAGGCACTCACGCACAGCAAGATGGCCGTCCTCATGGCGCCCGCCTGGGGAACCTCCGCCGACCTCCGCAACGCCGTTGTACGCCACGGCGCGGACGTGGCCCGTATCGCGGTGCACTGCACCGAGGCCACCGCCGCCGAACGCCATCTCGGAGTCATCCGGGAACTCGGCGCCGAAGCACAGGCCGTGCTCATGATGAGCCACATGGCCGACCCTGGACAGCTCGCCGAGCAGTGCGCGCTTCTGGTCGGCTACGGGGCTCAGGCCGTCGGCATCATGGACAGCGCCGGTTTCTACCTGCCCGAGGACGTCACCGCCCGCATCGGCTCCATCGCCTCGGCGGTGGAGGTGCCCGTGATCTTCCACGGGCACAACAACCTCGGTATGGCCGTGGCCAACTCCGTCGCCGCCGCCGAGGCCGGTGCCCGCGTCATCGACGCGTGCGCCCGGGGGTTCGGCGCGGGCGCGGGCAACACCCAACTGGAAGCCCTCGTGCCCGTGTTGGAGCGCTATGGCCACGCCACCGGGATCGACGTCCGGCGCCTGGCCGACGCCGCCGACCTCGCCGGACAGACGCTCATGCCCGCGCCGCCGTCAATCGACTCGACCAGCCTCGCGTCCGGACTCGCCGGCGTCTTCTCCGGGTTCAAGAAGCCCGTCATGGAGGCAGCCTCGCGCGAAGGCGTCCACCCCTGGGACCTGTTCCAGGAACTCGGCCGCCGTCAGGTGATCGCCGGGCAGGAGGACGTGATCCCGGAGGCCGCCCGCAGCCTCGCGACGCGGGGAACGGGCCGGTGA
- a CDS encoding acetylating acetaldehyde dehydrogenase, which yields MLNTAVLGTGLLALDLVERIQNSPHLHCGLVVGRVPDSTGLSKAAAMGCATAAGSITALANSEETFDIVFDVTNAFAHPEHAARLAGTGATVINLTPANTGTLIVPAVNGDQAAAHQHISLASCGGQTSLPVLHAITQHYPALHVEMVATAATKSVGRASRLNLDEYIETTQSAIRQFTDADTVKTMLNISPASPPPRFRSSMTLLAPGAEAEPVRTIVDSAARTMRSFVPGFHVASCTVADDTIRVAVEVTATRTNMPVHAGNLEVISAAAIHAAEQHALTRTSAVKEYVR from the coding sequence GTGCTGAACACGGCCGTCCTCGGTACCGGTCTCCTCGCCCTCGACCTGGTCGAGCGCATCCAAAACTCCCCGCACCTGCACTGCGGTCTCGTCGTCGGCCGCGTCCCCGACAGCACCGGCCTGAGCAAGGCCGCCGCCATGGGCTGCGCCACCGCGGCGGGCAGCATCACCGCCCTGGCCAACTCGGAGGAGACGTTCGACATCGTCTTCGACGTCACCAACGCCTTCGCCCACCCCGAGCACGCGGCCCGCCTCGCCGGCACCGGAGCTACGGTAATCAACCTGACCCCCGCCAACACCGGGACGCTGATCGTTCCCGCCGTCAACGGCGACCAGGCCGCCGCGCACCAGCACATCAGCCTCGCCTCGTGTGGCGGCCAGACCTCGCTCCCCGTCCTCCACGCCATCACCCAGCACTACCCGGCCCTCCACGTGGAGATGGTGGCCACGGCCGCCACCAAGAGCGTCGGCCGGGCCAGCCGCCTCAACCTCGACGAATACATCGAGACGACCCAGTCCGCGATCCGGCAGTTCACCGACGCGGACACCGTCAAGACCATGCTGAACATCAGCCCCGCTTCGCCGCCGCCGCGCTTCCGCAGCTCGATGACGCTCCTGGCCCCGGGCGCGGAGGCGGAGCCGGTGCGCACGATCGTGGACTCCGCGGCCAGGACCATGCGGTCCTTTGTCCCCGGCTTCCACGTGGCCTCGTGCACCGTCGCCGACGACACGATCCGCGTGGCCGTGGAGGTCACCGCCACCCGCACCAACATGCCGGTGCACGCGGGGAACCTCGAAGTGATCAGCGCCGCCGCCATCCACGCCGCCGAACAGCACGCTCTCACCCGGACCTCGGCAGTGAAGGAGTACGTACGATGA
- a CDS encoding class I SAM-dependent methyltransferase has protein sequence MNSVNDPAYEVLPAHRGDSFREHVVRAYEDAPSDWQKVLGDQLHFQWGVFDHPDSPRPVSLDEAGLRHLERQLAIATGLGPEHSTPGRVLDVGCGWGATLRHLARVFPDCRRLDGINISAEQLAHCAEHVRGADRRVHLYLCDAADIAALPDAEQPYDLVVVRGTITHFPPEVYETATEALAQRMRPGALLVISETLYSEEFLADERPLPSDTDHLALGHRKSLRYVTDVLRDRGFDVRDQRVLPSAEDAARWVLELKSNIDVHFPEEASPPLEAIRSMAATLAVVLLQHEASVHSIVAERREAA, from the coding sequence TTGAACAGCGTCAACGATCCGGCGTACGAGGTGCTCCCGGCCCACCGCGGCGACTCGTTCCGTGAACACGTCGTGCGGGCCTACGAGGACGCCCCGAGCGACTGGCAGAAAGTCCTCGGCGATCAACTGCACTTCCAGTGGGGTGTCTTCGACCACCCCGACTCGCCCCGCCCCGTGTCACTGGACGAGGCCGGGCTCAGGCACCTGGAGCGGCAACTCGCCATAGCCACCGGCCTCGGACCCGAACACTCCACGCCCGGGCGCGTTCTGGATGTGGGATGCGGTTGGGGAGCAACACTGCGGCACCTCGCGCGGGTCTTCCCCGACTGCCGGCGACTGGACGGCATCAACATCAGCGCGGAGCAGCTCGCCCATTGCGCGGAACACGTACGCGGGGCGGACCGCCGCGTACACCTGTACCTCTGCGACGCCGCCGACATCGCCGCGCTGCCTGACGCCGAACAGCCCTACGATCTGGTGGTCGTCCGAGGCACCATCACACACTTCCCCCCGGAGGTGTACGAGACCGCGACCGAGGCCCTGGCACAGCGCATGCGGCCCGGGGCCCTGCTCGTCATCTCCGAGACGCTCTACAGCGAAGAGTTTCTGGCCGACGAGCGGCCCCTGCCCTCGGACACGGACCATCTCGCCCTGGGCCACCGCAAGTCACTCCGGTACGTCACCGACGTCCTGCGGGACAGGGGATTCGATGTCCGGGACCAGCGGGTGCTTCCCTCCGCGGAAGACGCCGCGCGATGGGTCCTGGAGCTGAAGAGCAACATCGATGTCCACTTCCCGGAGGAGGCGAGCCCGCCCCTTGAGGCGATCCGGAGCATGGCCGCGACCCTCGCCGTCGTCCTGCTCCAGCACGAGGCGTCGGTGCACAGCATCGTGGCCGAAAGGCGCGAGGCCGCCTGA
- a CDS encoding fumarylacetoacetate hydrolase family protein codes for MVKLLNSHVPHGEKRPSLAALAGELADASRFRTPVPPLASRFPGLALEDAYRIQRLNVARRVSAGGRVVGHKIGLTSLAMQQQMGIHQPDSGFVLDDMISPSGSRLSIADFMAPRIETEIAFRIGRDLNAPTDLRTVRASVAEVFLAFEVLDTCFTDWNITLVDSIADNAACARVITGTPVPVSDIQDVSAERITVTVNGQTVATGEGRDILGDPFKALMWLTYRLPVLKTTLRAGDIVLAGSVHASIPLTADMDIRATSPRLPTIRTHAV; via the coding sequence ATGGTCAAGCTGCTGAACTCCCACGTGCCCCATGGTGAGAAGCGACCGTCCCTCGCCGCCCTGGCCGGGGAACTGGCGGACGCAAGCCGCTTCCGTACTCCCGTGCCGCCGCTGGCCAGCCGGTTCCCGGGCCTGGCTCTCGAAGATGCGTACCGCATTCAGCGGCTCAACGTGGCGCGTCGCGTTTCGGCGGGTGGTCGCGTCGTCGGTCACAAGATAGGGCTGACCTCGCTTGCCATGCAGCAGCAGATGGGCATCCACCAGCCCGACTCCGGATTCGTCCTCGACGACATGATCTCGCCCAGCGGCAGCCGCTTGAGCATCGCGGACTTCATGGCGCCCCGGATCGAGACGGAGATCGCCTTTCGTATCGGCCGCGACCTGAACGCCCCCACGGACCTTCGTACCGTCCGCGCCTCCGTGGCGGAGGTTTTCCTCGCGTTCGAAGTCCTCGACACCTGCTTTACCGACTGGAACATCACGCTGGTCGACAGCATCGCCGACAACGCCGCGTGCGCCCGGGTCATCACCGGAACCCCGGTCCCCGTCAGCGACATCCAGGATGTCTCCGCAGAGCGGATCACGGTCACCGTCAACGGCCAGACCGTGGCGACCGGGGAAGGACGCGACATCCTCGGCGACCCGTTCAAGGCGCTGATGTGGCTGACGTACCGCCTCCCCGTCCTCAAGACCACGCTGCGCGCGGGCGACATCGTCCTGGCCGGTTCCGTGCACGCCAGCATCCCGCTCACCGCCGACATGGACATCCGGGCCACGTCGCCCCGGCTCCCCACCATCCGTACGCACGCCGTCTGA
- a CDS encoding HD domain-containing protein, which produces MADDTAKGTAGFIFEMGVMKQAKRTGWWFTGNNNPESIADHSFRVGIIGAVLAMMESVDPAKVALMCLFHDTQETRIGDIPHIGRRYIKAAPNETVTADQIARAHPAVKVGVHRVVEEYEANDSPEAIVAKDADKLECLVQAVEYRAQGNTLVQDWIDTSLNSLKTASARELAEAALTMSPLEWRQTFLG; this is translated from the coding sequence ATGGCGGACGACACGGCAAAGGGCACGGCCGGCTTCATTTTCGAGATGGGCGTGATGAAGCAGGCCAAGAGGACCGGCTGGTGGTTCACCGGCAACAACAACCCCGAGTCGATCGCCGACCACTCGTTCCGCGTTGGGATCATCGGCGCCGTCCTCGCCATGATGGAGAGTGTGGACCCGGCGAAGGTCGCGCTGATGTGCCTCTTCCACGACACCCAAGAGACCCGGATCGGGGACATCCCCCATATCGGCCGCCGCTACATCAAGGCCGCGCCGAATGAGACCGTCACCGCCGACCAGATCGCCCGCGCGCACCCGGCGGTGAAGGTCGGAGTCCACCGTGTGGTCGAGGAGTACGAGGCCAACGACAGCCCCGAGGCGATCGTGGCCAAGGACGCGGACAAGCTGGAGTGCTTGGTGCAGGCGGTGGAGTACCGGGCACAGGGAAACACGCTGGTGCAGGACTGGATCGATACGTCGTTGAACAGCCTCAAAACGGCGTCTGCCCGAGAACTCGCCGAGGCGGCCCTCACGATGTCGCCGCTGGAGTGGCGCCAGACCTTCCTCGGCTGA
- a CDS encoding response regulator transcription factor has translation MPDEKGAHDQEILCSLRKLLEDLGEITQLLQVLVDGYESHPTPPHTFIKTPQNPSSGREEALTVFLDRETESFTERESEVFNLLLTGMSNRQIGRSLGIAERTVKNNLHSIYRKLGVSSRAEAMTRFFSASAAWRGTDSGA, from the coding sequence GTGCCGGACGAAAAGGGAGCCCACGATCAGGAGATCTTGTGCAGCCTACGGAAACTACTCGAAGACCTCGGTGAAATAACTCAGTTACTGCAGGTCCTGGTCGATGGGTACGAGTCGCACCCCACTCCGCCGCACACCTTCATCAAGACACCACAAAATCCTTCCTCTGGACGCGAAGAAGCATTGACGGTGTTTCTGGACAGAGAAACTGAATCGTTCACGGAACGCGAGAGCGAGGTTTTCAATCTACTGTTGACCGGAATGTCGAACCGACAGATAGGACGCAGCCTCGGCATAGCCGAGCGCACGGTAAAGAATAATCTTCATTCGATTTACCGGAAACTCGGAGTGTCAAGTCGCGCCGAGGCGATGACGAGGTTTTTCAGCGCCTCTGCCGCCTGGCGCGGCACGGATTCTGGCGCCTGA